One part of the Myxococcales bacterium genome encodes these proteins:
- a CDS encoding HD domain-containing protein has translation MSHVPASGHPYGNEPEDLLRLACQVAQTGVSLPDEVALAARAVAPEVSRVRPEKVRGALASLLLAPHPSAGLQWLHRCGALELVMPELAATVDFSQEAGRRHKDVWEHTKQVVLQSAADPIVRWAALLHDIGKVPTRVMHPNGKVTFHRHAEVGARMFDKISRRLEFDRDTRQEIRFLIYNHLRANAYSKGWTDAAVRRFDKEMGPRLERLIQLSLADVTSRRPGRRQEAALNVEELMRRILEIRALDAQMPPLPPGLGNAIMQAFALPPSRQVGELRALCEKAVDAGQLEERQEPSYYVAYLVAQGFGAGRTAEATAPTGLASTCGPEEGEHGPHAAEVHEPPHRHD, from the coding sequence ATGTCGCACGTTCCCGCGTCTGGCCACCCTTACGGCAACGAGCCCGAGGATCTCTTGCGCCTGGCCTGTCAGGTGGCGCAGACCGGGGTGAGCCTGCCCGATGAGGTGGCCCTGGCCGCCCGCGCCGTGGCTCCCGAAGTGAGCCGGGTCAGGCCCGAGAAAGTCAGGGGCGCGCTCGCGTCATTGTTGCTCGCGCCGCATCCCTCTGCGGGGCTTCAATGGCTGCACCGTTGTGGCGCCCTGGAGCTGGTGATGCCGGAGCTGGCGGCCACCGTCGATTTTTCGCAAGAAGCGGGCCGGCGGCATAAAGATGTTTGGGAGCATACGAAGCAAGTCGTGCTCCAAAGCGCCGCCGACCCGATCGTGCGTTGGGCGGCCTTGCTGCACGACATTGGGAAGGTGCCCACGCGCGTCATGCACCCCAATGGCAAGGTCACTTTTCACCGCCATGCCGAGGTGGGCGCTCGCATGTTCGACAAGATCTCGCGGCGGCTCGAGTTCGACCGGGACACGCGCCAGGAGATCCGCTTTCTGATCTACAACCACCTGCGGGCCAACGCGTACAGCAAAGGGTGGACGGATGCGGCCGTGCGGCGCTTCGACAAAGAGATGGGCCCGCGGCTCGAGCGGCTGATTCAGCTCTCTTTGGCCGACGTCACCTCCCGGCGTCCGGGGCGCCGTCAGGAGGCAGCCCTGAACGTGGAGGAGCTCATGCGCAGGATCCTGGAGATTCGCGCGCTGGATGCCCAAATGCCCCCATTGCCGCCAGGGCTCGGCAACGCGATCATGCAGGCGTTTGCGTTGCCGCCGTCACGGCAAGTGGGCGAGCTTCGCGCCCTCTGCGAAAAGGCGGTCGACGCCGGGCAGCTCGAGGAGCGGCAAGAGCCGTCCTACTACGTGGCATACCTCGTTGCGCAGGGCTTCGGAGCGGGGCGCACGGCCGAGGCCACGGCGCCCACTGGTCTTGCATCGACCTGCGGCCCAGAAGAGGGCGAGCACGGGCCCCACGCCGCCGAGGTTCACGAGCCTCCTCACCGCCACGACTGA
- a CDS encoding bifunctional 3-deoxy-7-phosphoheptulonate synthase/chorismate mutase, producing MSKDDPQGPGTGVPAPHPLKALRTQLDHIDGDIVRLIAARLETVGLIVKAKSGRQDTIRDPAREREVLSKVEERARALGVSGALVRKIFADIIAHSVAVQATTISGGDADAGRACRVALLGGTYSYDHLAAEQYLSGRGLVGHYETCETLEAAVERLASGDVDLLLLPIENTFAGSMNPVYDLLREHELHIVGEETYKIDHCLAAMADVPPSALERIYGHPNVLEQCSAFIKGLPRARAVTTRDSAEALELVARSLDPSQAVIAAPEGAAAHGLSILRHAVGNQEEILCRFVALAREPLRVDPRVPCKTSLILTTRHEHGALLKCLQVLSDFGVSLTKLESRPRRNRPWEYMFFIDFEGHVEMTHVAAALDSLRAQALYLKILGCYPSKATPSDPQAAALKVAVEPRDELKGPRERLSDRTVRPSDTVIRVADLLIGGEGFTVVAGPAYVESRAQIDAAAASVHAAGAHILRGNVFAATSEPGAFEGLGAEGLDHLAAAGKAFNLPIMTEVTSPEEVRLAAEKADLLLVGARNMQNFALLAELAKVDRPVVLKRGLSSTIDEWLASAEYVISHGNGQVILCERGIRTFESTTRNTLDLSAVVVLRERTHLPVLVDPSQGTGKRSHVLPMAKAARACGAHGLMLMMHPDPEHAKVGGEQSLNPEEFGALVSAVALVKP from the coding sequence ATGTCGAAGGATGACCCTCAAGGCCCGGGGACCGGCGTGCCGGCGCCCCACCCGCTCAAGGCGCTGCGCACGCAGCTCGACCACATCGACGGGGACATCGTGCGCCTCATCGCCGCGCGGCTCGAGACCGTCGGCCTCATCGTCAAGGCCAAGTCGGGTCGCCAGGATACGATTCGAGACCCCGCGCGCGAACGCGAGGTGCTCTCGAAGGTCGAAGAGCGGGCGCGGGCGCTGGGCGTCTCCGGCGCGCTGGTGCGCAAGATCTTCGCCGACATCATCGCGCATTCGGTGGCTGTGCAGGCCACCACGATCTCGGGGGGCGACGCCGACGCCGGGCGTGCGTGCCGCGTGGCTTTGCTGGGTGGGACCTACAGCTACGATCACCTGGCCGCCGAGCAGTATCTCTCAGGGCGGGGCCTCGTGGGACACTACGAGACGTGCGAGACCCTCGAAGCCGCCGTGGAGCGGCTCGCGTCCGGTGATGTGGATCTGCTGCTGCTGCCGATCGAGAACACCTTCGCGGGCAGCATGAATCCCGTCTACGACCTGCTCCGGGAACACGAGCTGCACATCGTGGGCGAAGAGACGTACAAGATCGATCACTGCCTGGCCGCGATGGCCGACGTGCCGCCCTCGGCCCTCGAGCGCATCTACGGTCACCCCAACGTGCTCGAGCAGTGTTCTGCCTTCATCAAGGGCTTACCGCGCGCCCGTGCCGTGACCACGCGGGATTCGGCCGAAGCGCTCGAGCTCGTCGCCCGCAGCCTGGATCCCAGCCAGGCCGTCATCGCAGCCCCGGAGGGAGCGGCGGCCCACGGACTTTCGATCCTGCGGCATGCGGTAGGCAATCAAGAGGAGATCTTGTGCCGCTTCGTGGCGCTCGCACGCGAGCCCCTGCGGGTGGATCCGCGCGTTCCCTGCAAGACCAGCCTGATCCTCACCACCCGCCACGAACACGGGGCCCTGCTCAAGTGCCTGCAGGTGCTCTCCGATTTCGGGGTGAGCCTGACCAAGCTCGAATCGCGCCCGCGCCGAAACCGGCCCTGGGAGTACATGTTCTTCATCGACTTCGAGGGTCACGTGGAAATGACGCACGTGGCGGCCGCGCTCGACAGCCTGCGTGCCCAGGCTCTGTACCTCAAGATCTTGGGGTGCTACCCCTCGAAGGCAACGCCCTCCGATCCGCAGGCCGCCGCGCTCAAGGTGGCCGTGGAGCCGCGCGACGAGCTCAAGGGCCCGCGAGAGAGGCTGTCCGATCGTACCGTTCGCCCGAGCGACACCGTGATTCGCGTGGCCGACCTTCTCATCGGCGGCGAGGGCTTCACCGTGGTGGCGGGCCCCGCCTACGTCGAGAGCCGGGCGCAGATCGATGCGGCCGCGGCCAGCGTCCACGCAGCGGGCGCTCACATCCTGCGAGGCAATGTCTTCGCCGCGACGAGCGAGCCCGGGGCCTTCGAGGGGCTTGGCGCGGAAGGGCTCGACCACTTGGCGGCCGCGGGCAAGGCCTTCAACCTGCCCATCATGACGGAGGTGACGTCTCCCGAGGAGGTGCGGCTCGCCGCCGAGAAGGCCGACCTCTTGCTCGTGGGCGCGCGGAACATGCAAAACTTCGCCCTGCTCGCGGAGCTCGCCAAGGTTGACCGTCCGGTCGTGCTCAAGCGCGGCTTGTCGAGCACCATCGACGAGTGGCTCGCATCCGCGGAGTACGTCATCTCGCACGGCAACGGTCAGGTCATTTTGTGCGAACGGGGCATCAGAACCTTCGAGAGCACCACCCGCAACACGTTGGATCTTTCGGCCGTGGTGGTCCTGCGCGAGCGCACGCACTTGCCCGTGCTGGTCGACCCAAGCCAGGGCACGGGCAAGCGCTCACACGTTTTGCCCATGGCGAAGGCAGCCCGGGCCTGCGGCGCTCATGGCCTGATGCTCATGATGCACCCCGATCCCGAGCACGCGAAGGTGGGGGGCGAGCAAAGCTTGAACCCCGAAGAATTCGGGGCGCTCGTGTCGGCGGTGGCGCTCGTGAAACCCTGA
- the pheA gene encoding prephenate dehydratase — translation MTGPHSSLRVAFQGEPGAFSHEAARGAFGHDVAIEPRRTFEEMFEAVTRGQADTAVVPIENTLAGSVIKNYDLLVEHDLVIVAELVLRIVHNLIARPGTRLDEVRRVYSHPVALAQCERFLKAHPALQVDPGGYDTAGSVKMIMEARDPSQAAIAGATAAEVYGANILVPGIESHAQNFTRFFVLTAPERRGDFTLTGTKPGQKTSIVLRIANRPGGLYDALSAFAREGVDLTKIESRPIEGRPWEYSFYLDFAGAEADAAVARALARLAEGSESIRVLGSYPTLVV, via the coding sequence ATGACGGGCCCTCATTCATCCCTCCGCGTCGCCTTCCAGGGCGAGCCCGGTGCGTTCTCGCACGAGGCCGCCCGGGGGGCTTTTGGTCATGACGTCGCGATAGAACCGCGCCGTACCTTCGAGGAAATGTTCGAGGCGGTGACCCGAGGACAAGCGGATACGGCTGTGGTGCCGATCGAAAACACCCTCGCGGGCTCCGTGATCAAGAACTACGACCTGCTGGTGGAGCACGACCTGGTGATCGTGGCCGAGCTCGTATTGCGTATCGTCCACAACCTCATTGCCCGCCCGGGAACCCGGCTCGACGAGGTCCGCCGGGTGTACTCGCACCCCGTGGCATTGGCGCAATGTGAAAGATTTCTGAAGGCCCATCCCGCGCTGCAGGTCGACCCCGGCGGCTACGACACTGCAGGCAGCGTGAAGATGATCATGGAGGCCCGTGACCCCTCGCAGGCTGCGATCGCCGGGGCCACGGCTGCCGAGGTCTACGGGGCCAACATCCTGGTTCCTGGCATCGAAAGCCACGCCCAGAACTTCACTCGCTTCTTCGTACTGACCGCGCCCGAGCGGCGCGGCGACTTCACGCTGACCGGGACCAAGCCCGGACAGAAGACGTCGATCGTGCTGCGCATCGCCAACCGCCCCGGGGGGCTCTACGACGCCCTCTCTGCGTTCGCCCGCGAGGGCGTCGACCTCACGAAGATCGAGTCCCGGCCGATCGAAGGGCGCCCCTGGGAGTATTCATTCTACCTGGATTTCGCGGGCGCCGAGGCAGATGCGGCCGTGGCTCGGGCCCTCGCGCGCCTGGCCGAGGGCTCCGAGTCCATCCGCGTTTTGGGGTCTTACCCTACGCTCGTCGTATGA
- a CDS encoding winged helix-turn-helix domain-containing protein, whose amino-acid sequence MIDTVAVEVNYRGRPLKLPRQEFQLLKFLATGAGRVFTREQLLSRVWGYRYTGNTRTVDIHIRRLRAKLGPGADLIETVRHVGYKMRSPS is encoded by the coding sequence ATGATCGACACGGTGGCCGTCGAGGTGAACTACCGGGGACGCCCGCTCAAGCTGCCGCGCCAGGAGTTTCAGCTGCTCAAGTTCCTCGCCACCGGCGCCGGGCGCGTCTTCACCCGCGAACAGCTGCTTTCGCGGGTGTGGGGGTACCGGTACACGGGCAACACCCGCACGGTGGACATTCACATCCGCCGCCTGCGCGCCAAGCTGGGTCCAGGGGCCGACCTCATCGAAACGGTCCGGCACGTGGGCTACAAGATGCGTTCGCCGAGCTGA
- a CDS encoding RNA methyltransferase — translation MIVIEDAHDPRLADYRELKENRLREDSGKFIAESETVVRQLLASGLFVESILVTAPRLRSLAAVSGREALRPDIPVYLVPQAVMDDVAGLHVHRGCLAVGRRPRGPGQALEAGLLVALEDLVDVDNVGAIVRHAAAFGAQGVLLSPRAADPYYRKAIRVAMGNTFKVPIRRLTTWPDDLLALKQSAGARLVGTVVEPEGAKVLAGYAPHEASIVVFGAEGPGLSPALRAACDDLLTIPMGAADSLNVATAAAICLYHFTQVAPQRDRRRAP, via the coding sequence GTGATCGTGATCGAGGACGCACACGATCCGCGCCTGGCCGACTACCGCGAACTCAAGGAGAACCGCCTCCGGGAGGACTCGGGAAAGTTCATTGCAGAGAGCGAGACCGTGGTGCGCCAGCTCCTGGCAAGCGGGCTTTTCGTCGAGTCGATACTGGTCACCGCACCCCGTCTGCGCAGCCTCGCGGCGGTGAGCGGACGTGAGGCGCTGCGGCCCGACATTCCCGTTTACCTCGTGCCCCAGGCGGTGATGGACGACGTGGCGGGGCTGCACGTGCACCGCGGCTGCCTGGCGGTGGGCCGGCGCCCTCGGGGGCCCGGACAGGCCCTCGAAGCGGGTCTGCTGGTGGCCCTCGAGGATCTGGTCGACGTGGACAACGTGGGCGCGATCGTGAGGCATGCGGCCGCTTTCGGTGCCCAGGGTGTGTTGCTATCACCCCGCGCAGCCGATCCCTACTACCGCAAGGCCATCCGTGTCGCGATGGGCAACACCTTCAAGGTTCCGATACGAAGGCTCACGACCTGGCCCGACGACTTGCTCGCCCTCAAACAAAGCGCGGGCGCCCGGTTGGTGGGCACCGTCGTCGAACCCGAGGGGGCAAAGGTCTTGGCAGGGTATGCCCCGCACGAGGCGAGCATCGTGGTGTTCGGTGCGGAAGGTCCCGGGCTCTCACCCGCCCTGCGCGCAGCGTGTGACGATCTCCTGACTATTCCGATGGGGGCCGCCGATTCCTTGAACGTAGCCACCGCCGCGGCGATCTGCCTGTATCATTTCACACAAGTGGCCCCCCAACGTGACAGGAGACGCGCGCCGTGA